A stretch of the Staphylococcus sp. NRL 16/872 genome encodes the following:
- a CDS encoding AEC family transporter, with protein sequence MTEQFVMIILLIALGYFLKRINFLKAADSQVLSTLVLNVTLPSLVIVNLNSADLDFSFSILPIMMIVYGVIAKLIVITLFRKYDNHIKGSVGMMTAALNIGLFAYPLVNTIWPKDGMVYFGMADIGGAIIMFGVTYFVGSYFSEGADQFNFKFLGKKLISSVPLVTYIVMFILNMSNLHLPHVAIDFFTIISKANMPLSMILLGVMLNFKIERHFLPIAIKYLVAHYGLGLFAGLMVHYFLPVSDDMIKTTLLIAWLLPVGVAIIPYSIQFKYKTLPLIGMVTNISIVISIIILYVYQALFV encoded by the coding sequence GTGACAGAGCAATTTGTAATGATCATTTTATTAATTGCATTAGGATATTTCTTGAAGAGAATTAACTTCTTAAAAGCAGCAGACAGTCAAGTGCTTTCAACACTCGTATTAAATGTCACATTACCTTCTTTAGTTATCGTTAATCTAAATAGTGCTGATTTAGATTTTTCATTTTCAATTCTACCTATTATGATGATTGTTTATGGTGTAATTGCGAAGTTAATCGTCATCACGCTATTTAGAAAGTATGATAATCATATAAAAGGCTCAGTAGGGATGATGACAGCCGCTTTAAATATTGGTTTATTTGCCTATCCCTTAGTCAATACGATTTGGCCGAAGGACGGCATGGTTTATTTTGGTATGGCGGATATAGGCGGTGCCATTATCATGTTTGGTGTTACGTACTTTGTAGGAAGTTATTTTAGTGAAGGTGCCGACCAATTCAATTTTAAATTTTTAGGAAAAAAGTTAATTTCCTCAGTGCCGCTAGTGACATATATCGTCATGTTTATCTTAAATATGTCTAATCTTCACTTACCACACGTGGCTATTGATTTTTTTACTATTATTTCAAAAGCGAACATGCCATTATCAATGATATTACTCGGTGTCATGCTTAACTTTAAAATTGAACGTCACTTCTTACCCATCGCAATCAAATACTTAGTCGCACATTACGGCTTAGGTTTATTTGCCGGTCTAATGGTACACTATTTCTTACCAGTATCAGATGATATGATTAAAACGACATTACTTATTGCTTGGTTATTACCAGTAGGGGTAGCTATTATTCCGTATTCTATCCAATTTAAATATAAGACGCTACCACTTATAGGTATGGTAACCAATATTTCTATCGTAATAAGTATTATTATTTTATATGTATATCAAGCTTTATTTGTATAA
- a CDS encoding glucose 1-dehydrogenase — protein sequence MFPDLENKVVVITGAGSGIGKSFAENFGQAKAKVVLNYRSDRHLDEIEELKKTITNAGGQAIAAQGDVAVEDDVKNLVQSAVNEFGTLDIMINNAGFEKPTPSHKMSLDEWQKVIDINLTGAFIGSREAVNQFLKEDKKGVIINTSSVHDTIPWPNYVNYAASKGGLKLMMETMSMEYAQYGIRINNISPGAIVTEHTKEKFSDPETRAETLEMIPAKEIGEAQDISNVALFLASDMASYIHGTTIYVDGGMTNYPAFMGGKG from the coding sequence ATGTTTCCAGACTTAGAAAATAAAGTAGTTGTTATTACAGGTGCCGGTAGTGGTATCGGTAAATCATTTGCTGAAAACTTCGGTCAAGCAAAAGCAAAAGTGGTATTAAATTATCGCTCCGATCGTCATTTAGATGAGATTGAAGAACTTAAAAAGACGATTACTAATGCAGGCGGCCAAGCGATTGCAGCTCAAGGCGATGTAGCTGTGGAAGATGACGTTAAAAATTTAGTTCAATCAGCTGTAAATGAATTTGGTACGTTAGACATCATGATTAATAATGCTGGCTTTGAGAAACCTACCCCTTCTCATAAAATGTCATTAGATGAATGGCAAAAAGTAATCGATATTAATTTAACAGGTGCGTTCATTGGTTCACGTGAAGCGGTTAATCAATTCTTAAAAGAAGATAAAAAAGGCGTTATCATTAATACATCAAGTGTACATGATACGATTCCATGGCCAAACTACGTTAATTATGCTGCAAGTAAAGGTGGCTTAAAATTAATGATGGAAACTATGTCAATGGAATATGCGCAATATGGTATTCGCATTAATAATATTTCACCAGGCGCGATTGTTACTGAACATACGAAAGAAAAATTCTCTGATCCTGAAACTCGAGCAGAAACGCTAGAAATGATTCCAGCTAAAGAAATTGGTGAAGCACAAGATATTTCAAATGTAGCGTTATTCTTAGCTTCTGATATGGCAAGCTATATTCACGGTACAACAATCTATGTAGATGGTGGAATGACAAATTATCCTGCCTTTATGGGTGGAAAAGGGTAA